One Terriglobia bacterium genomic region harbors:
- a CDS encoding C1 family peptidase yields the protein MKIKELRKMLKDENARWTLPTDIADETEMEAISQPFSLGGLPPAPGALTARLPRMRRAAEAAFALWQPNTHRLTRPTVKALPQSWDWRNVQGHNWVSSPKNQGGCGSCVAFGVAAALESHQRIEMSQANLVIDTSEANLFFVNERQCLPGEPRYGWSIPPALDYLVDQGSCLEENYPYRDVDQNAELVLGTERTLKITGYDSTSQTSQMKRWLCEDGPLVTGFTVYQDFDVYWGGGANGVYTHHTGNVRGGHVVGVIGYDDTQSCWICKNSWGPTRGNDGCFRIGYGQCGIDGRMYLIQDVYDVITRDEIAYNPRTLRIVDEGAKGWLLTDGVSRMKMLDNKEDARNAMMVARRYTRQGFVGRDNSRQNRIDYITEYWAGSSGLPYEPLTKVDAIPYNPTKVVAEDIDADGWRLKEGNNWMLLAHDLNDALAVLRVVERYTKMCFIGRNNHRPNRKSYIMTYWE from the coding sequence ATGAAGATCAAAGAACTCAGGAAGATGTTGAAAGATGAGAATGCGCGGTGGACCCTGCCAACGGATATAGCCGATGAGACCGAGATGGAAGCGATTTCGCAGCCGTTCTCATTGGGCGGACTGCCCCCAGCGCCTGGTGCTCTGACGGCACGATTACCCCGAATGCGCAGAGCCGCTGAAGCCGCTTTCGCCCTGTGGCAGCCCAATACGCATCGTCTGACGCGGCCGACCGTCAAGGCCCTCCCGCAATCTTGGGATTGGCGAAATGTCCAGGGACATAACTGGGTCTCGTCCCCCAAGAATCAGGGCGGCTGTGGGTCCTGCGTCGCCTTCGGTGTGGCCGCCGCCCTGGAATCTCACCAGCGCATTGAGATGAGTCAAGCCAACCTAGTTATAGACACCTCCGAGGCAAACTTATTTTTTGTCAACGAACGCCAGTGCCTCCCCGGCGAGCCAAGATACGGGTGGTCCATACCGCCGGCCCTCGACTATTTGGTTGATCAAGGGTCCTGCCTTGAAGAGAACTACCCCTACCGGGACGTCGATCAGAACGCCGAATTAGTCTTGGGCACGGAGCGCACGTTGAAGATCACCGGATATGACTCCACGAGCCAGACCAGCCAGATGAAGCGGTGGCTGTGTGAGGATGGTCCGCTGGTCACGGGATTCACGGTCTATCAGGACTTCGATGTGTATTGGGGCGGAGGGGCGAACGGCGTGTACACTCATCACACTGGCAATGTGCGTGGCGGACACGTCGTCGGCGTGATCGGTTATGACGACACTCAGTCATGCTGGATCTGCAAGAATAGCTGGGGCCCGACGCGCGGAAATGATGGCTGTTTTCGAATCGGATACGGTCAATGCGGTATTGACGGCAGGATGTACCTGATTCAGGACGTGTACGATGTCATTACCCGCGATGAGATCGCGTACAATCCGCGAACCCTGAGGATCGTTGATGAGGGGGCGAAAGGCTGGCTGCTCACTGATGGTGTCAGCCGTATGAAGATGCTCGACAACAAGGAAGACGCCCGTAATGCCATGATGGTCGCTCGCAGATATACGCGACAAGGATTCGTGGGACGCGACAACTCCAGACAGAATCGAATTGATTACATTACGGAGTACTGGGCTGGGAGCAGCGGATTACCGTACGAGCCACTTACCAAGGTCGATGCCATTCCATACAATCCCACCAAAGTCGTCGCCGAGGATATTGATGCCGACGGCTGGCGGCTCAAGGAAGGGAACAACTGGATGCTGCTGGCTCACGATCTCAACGATGCGCTGGCCGTCCTGCGAGTAGTGGAGCGCTACACAAAGATGTGTTTCATTGGAAGGAACAACCATCGCCCGAACAGGAAGTCCTACATCATGACCTATTGGGAGTGA
- a CDS encoding S8 family serine peptidase — protein sequence MRPLFGVSEDRIAHEIMAMPSAAYAEIPDLSVYYRVDAPESKLDRLAAKLRKSKFVTAAYVKPPAEPAQFQLSIAAAPEEAPPSSPDFTSRQQYLDAAPVGIDAQYAWTQPGGGGAGVKIIDVEGAWNFSHEDLLLNQGGVVGGTPTTDPHWRNHGTAVAGEFSGDRNTFGITGICPDANLRAISVFGGSAWGSAPAIRQAATMLGPGDIILIELHRGGPRATGSGQFGYIAIEWWPDDFAAIQFATSKGVIVVEAAGNGEQNLDDPVYNNPAAGFPSDWTNPFNRANRDSGAILAGAGNPPVGTHGRNTEPIYGQPYVDRARCSFSNYGTAVDVQGWGWEVTSTGYGDLQGGSNENLYYTDTFSGTSSASPIIVGTLGCVQGWRRATGATPWTPAQARNYLRTTGSPQQAAPSRPVSQRVGNRPDLRQLIKPVIICAPAPKPCVPAPIICKVAPKPCPPAPIICKVAPKPCPPAPIICKLGPKPCPVAPKLCPPAPIVCAAGPKSCPTAPKLICPPAPKLVCPPAPLASCPPAPKGGCIGGPMIVDPIDIKDVREIKKGPRKRRK from the coding sequence ATGCGACCGCTGTTTGGCGTGAGTGAGGATCGGATTGCTCACGAGATCATGGCGATGCCATCGGCGGCCTATGCGGAAATCCCCGACCTCTCGGTCTATTACCGGGTTGACGCACCCGAGTCAAAGCTGGATCGTCTAGCTGCGAAGCTTAGAAAGTCGAAGTTTGTTACCGCAGCTTATGTCAAGCCGCCGGCAGAGCCGGCCCAATTTCAACTGTCCATAGCGGCTGCACCGGAAGAGGCACCCCCCAGCAGTCCTGATTTCACCTCCCGCCAGCAGTATCTGGATGCGGCGCCAGTGGGCATTGACGCCCAGTATGCCTGGACTCAGCCGGGTGGCGGAGGGGCAGGGGTTAAAATCATTGATGTAGAGGGTGCCTGGAATTTCTCGCATGAGGACTTGTTGTTGAATCAGGGCGGAGTCGTCGGGGGCACCCCAACCACGGACCCTCACTGGCGAAACCACGGCACTGCAGTGGCCGGGGAGTTTAGTGGAGACCGGAATACGTTTGGCATCACAGGGATTTGTCCGGACGCCAATTTGCGGGCGATATCCGTCTTTGGGGGCTCGGCATGGGGATCAGCCCCTGCCATCCGCCAGGCCGCTACCATGCTCGGTCCGGGCGACATCATCCTGATCGAACTCCATCGTGGCGGACCGCGTGCCACGGGGAGCGGGCAGTTCGGTTATATAGCAATCGAGTGGTGGCCCGACGATTTCGCGGCAATACAGTTTGCGACGAGCAAAGGTGTGATTGTCGTGGAAGCTGCCGGGAATGGTGAGCAGAACCTGGATGATCCGGTCTACAATAATCCAGCCGCTGGTTTTCCGTCCGATTGGACCAACCCGTTTAACCGTGCCAACCGCGATTCCGGAGCGATTCTGGCCGGGGCCGGCAATCCTCCCGTTGGGACGCATGGCCGCAATACGGAACCAATTTACGGCCAGCCCTATGTTGACCGGGCACGCTGTTCTTTCTCGAATTACGGCACCGCCGTTGACGTCCAGGGCTGGGGCTGGGAAGTGACTTCCACCGGCTATGGCGACCTGCAAGGCGGCTCGAACGAGAACCTTTACTACACAGACACCTTCAGCGGCACCTCCAGCGCGTCGCCGATCATCGTGGGCACGCTGGGTTGCGTTCAGGGCTGGCGCCGGGCAACCGGGGCGACCCCGTGGACCCCTGCCCAGGCTCGGAATTATCTCCGCACCACGGGTTCACCCCAACAGGCTGCCCCGAGCCGCCCCGTGAGCCAACGCGTCGGAAATCGACCGGACTTGCGACAGCTGATCAAGCCAGTGATCATCTGCGCACCTGCCCCGAAGCCCTGCGTTCCTGCTCCGATCATCTGCAAGGTTGCCCCGAAGCCCTGCCCTCCTGCTCCGATCATCTGCAAGGTTGCCCCGAAGCCCTGCCCTCCTGCTCCGATCATCTGCAAGCTCGGTCCGAAGCCCTGCCCAGTCGCGCCGAAATTGTGCCCTCCGGCCCCGATAGTCTGCGCAGCTGGCCCGAAGTCATGTCCAACTGCACCGAAGCTTATCTGTCCACCTGCACCCAAGCTTGTGTGTCCTCCTGCACCATTGGCTTCCTGTCCGCCCGCCCCCAAGGGAGGCTGTATAGGAGGACCGATGATCGTGGACCCGATTGACATCAAGGACGTTCGAGAGATCAAAAAAGGCCCCCGCAAGAGGAGGAAGTAG
- a CDS encoding energy transducer TonB, whose translation MIVDGPRQWQRNEGDYFPDWLHQLVAAIVRPVPLTMDVLAGRVKTAEVRHLSGQTNITWDPDAGWGDAQSNGNGHLALMDQTGLLLYTGGLGWNGQYHDFKNFHGRMVAFTVASGYVEVTAKVSVLEDLGAMPSGFFDASAPGGDAQPIQTIVLDEAELRKNLLTEPPFVWPTVTDGPFEGVVWTEVVLDRTGKVREMIPPIADNPGVREAAEQGFRAMQFQPFLRNGIPVQATGQLKVHFKTARPPSVEAFDSARDYFEHGRKASCLGAAAKAPYVLRAEFQAGHTQGTIDTGRYEDTWISDTVWKREAWFGKSHLVRSQLGEKRYVLAEGPEAGLLRLVMMIVEPIPAADTMTESDWRIRRETVDGVKTIRVSRGSEGLNGELEPGNSQGYWFDESGQLVKSYTAGLEILPLSMETYEGTQVARRIDALKDGKLGMRFLVKEIGPADPAASKSFKLKGHEWLRAFTSEVR comes from the coding sequence ATGATTGTGGACGGCCCGCGCCAGTGGCAGAGAAATGAGGGGGATTACTTTCCGGACTGGCTGCACCAGCTTGTGGCGGCAATCGTCCGGCCCGTGCCGCTGACGATGGATGTGCTGGCCGGGCGCGTGAAAACGGCTGAGGTGCGCCACCTGTCGGGCCAGACGAATATCACCTGGGACCCGGACGCCGGATGGGGAGACGCGCAAAGTAATGGCAATGGCCACCTAGCGCTGATGGACCAGACAGGACTGCTGCTCTACACAGGCGGGCTTGGATGGAACGGGCAGTATCACGACTTCAAGAACTTTCACGGACGGATGGTCGCCTTCACGGTGGCCTCAGGCTATGTGGAAGTGACTGCTAAGGTGAGCGTTCTCGAAGACCTGGGAGCCATGCCGAGTGGGTTCTTTGACGCAAGTGCGCCGGGCGGAGACGCACAGCCGATCCAGACCATCGTGTTGGATGAAGCCGAGTTGCGCAAGAACCTGCTGACGGAACCGCCCTTCGTGTGGCCGACGGTGACCGACGGTCCGTTCGAGGGCGTCGTGTGGACCGAGGTAGTGCTGGACCGGACGGGCAAGGTTCGGGAGATGATTCCCCCCATTGCCGACAATCCGGGTGTGAGGGAGGCAGCCGAGCAGGGCTTTCGAGCGATGCAATTCCAGCCTTTTTTGCGCAATGGGATTCCGGTGCAGGCGACAGGGCAGCTGAAGGTGCACTTCAAAACGGCGCGTCCGCCGAGTGTGGAGGCCTTCGACAGTGCACGAGACTACTTTGAGCACGGACGGAAGGCCAGTTGCCTGGGGGCGGCGGCTAAGGCCCCCTACGTATTGCGCGCGGAGTTCCAGGCGGGCCACACTCAAGGGACGATCGACACCGGACGCTACGAGGACACGTGGATCAGCGACACGGTGTGGAAGCGCGAGGCGTGGTTTGGCAAAAGTCATCTGGTGCGCTCACAGCTCGGGGAAAAGCGCTACGTGCTGGCCGAGGGCCCGGAAGCGGGCCTGCTGCGACTGGTCATGATGATTGTGGAGCCGATTCCGGCGGCCGATACAATGACCGAGTCCGACTGGAGAATCCGGCGTGAGACTGTCGACGGCGTGAAGACAATTCGAGTTTCCCGGGGGTCAGAGGGTCTCAACGGGGAGCTGGAGCCGGGGAATTCGCAAGGGTACTGGTTTGACGAGAGCGGCCAGTTGGTAAAGAGCTACACGGCAGGCCTTGAGATTCTCCCCTTGTCCATGGAAACTTACGAGGGGACCCAGGTGGCGAGGCGTATCGACGCGTTGAAGGATGGCAAGCTGGGCATGCGGTTCCTTGTGAAGGAGATTGGCCCGGCGGATCCGGCAGCGTCGAAAAGTTTCAAACTGAAAGGCCACGAGTGGCTGCGCGCCTTCACCTCCGAAGTGCGGTAA
- a CDS encoding alpha amylase C-terminal domain-containing protein has product MGAFPAQQGVSFRTWAPFASRVYVEGDFNSWSKTATALKSEGSGYWSITVINAKVADEYKFVVANRDTGEVLEKNDPYAREVTNSVGNSVVADPNFNWTATGYVTPPWNEMVVYEVHVGSFTVDQSTPVKRGTFRSLATKLPYLRDLGVNAIEVMPSGEFPMDVSLGYNVAYPFAIESSYGGPNGFRQFIDAAHQYGIAVILDVVYNHFGPSDLDGGLRRFDGWSEDNGDGIYFYNDWRRVTEWGPRPDYGRPEVRQYIKENAQRWCETRYVDGLRWDATNTIRNVYADNNDPDHDLADGWRLMQEINDSLAAQPLWNMKISIAEDMKDNEWLTKHTRDGGAGFDSQWDASFVHSVRQSVITARDEDRDMNSVGNALMHRYNGDVFERVVYSESHDEVMSGKARVPEDIWPGNAGSWYSQKRSTLAATLVLTAPGIPMIFQGQEFMEDGWFQDSKPLDWSKQWKYAGILNLYRDLIHLRRNWFDNTRGLRSQSINVFHINNSDKLIAFHRWGNGGSHDDVIVVANFANRSYDCYNLGLPREGLWRVRFNSDWGGYSADFGNHPSYDITARPGSMDGLPYNGGVSIGPYTAVILSQG; this is encoded by the coding sequence ATGGGAGCGTTCCCTGCACAGCAGGGTGTGAGCTTTCGGACCTGGGCCCCCTTCGCGAGCCGGGTCTATGTGGAAGGCGATTTCAATAGCTGGTCGAAAACTGCCACTGCACTCAAAAGCGAGGGAAGTGGGTACTGGTCGATAACTGTGATCAACGCAAAGGTGGCTGATGAATACAAATTTGTGGTCGCGAACCGAGATACCGGAGAGGTTCTCGAGAAAAACGACCCGTATGCCCGTGAGGTTACGAACTCTGTGGGAAATAGCGTCGTGGCGGATCCGAACTTCAACTGGACCGCCACGGGCTACGTGACTCCGCCCTGGAATGAGATGGTTGTCTACGAAGTGCACGTGGGATCGTTCACGGTCGATCAAAGCACCCCGGTCAAAAGAGGAACATTTCGCAGTCTCGCGACCAAGCTGCCCTATCTGCGAGACCTGGGGGTCAATGCCATCGAAGTGATGCCCTCCGGCGAGTTCCCAATGGACGTATCGTTGGGCTATAACGTGGCGTACCCGTTCGCGATTGAAAGCTCCTACGGAGGCCCCAACGGCTTTCGCCAGTTCATCGATGCAGCTCATCAATACGGGATCGCGGTCATTCTGGATGTGGTGTACAACCACTTCGGCCCCTCCGATCTGGACGGAGGCCTGCGCCGCTTTGATGGTTGGTCAGAGGACAACGGCGACGGGATTTATTTCTACAACGATTGGCGTCGCGTGACCGAATGGGGCCCGCGCCCGGATTACGGTCGTCCCGAGGTGAGACAATACATCAAAGAGAACGCCCAACGTTGGTGCGAGACGCGGTACGTGGATGGATTGCGTTGGGACGCCACGAACACCATTCGCAACGTCTACGCCGACAACAATGATCCCGATCATGACCTGGCCGATGGCTGGAGACTGATGCAGGAGATCAACGATTCCCTGGCGGCGCAGCCCCTGTGGAACATGAAAATCAGCATCGCTGAGGATATGAAGGACAATGAGTGGCTCACGAAACACACTCGCGATGGAGGAGCCGGTTTCGACTCGCAGTGGGATGCGTCCTTCGTCCATTCGGTCCGGCAATCCGTCATCACCGCACGCGACGAAGACCGCGACATGAACAGTGTCGGTAATGCACTGATGCATCGTTATAACGGGGACGTTTTCGAAAGGGTCGTCTATTCGGAGTCCCATGACGAGGTCATGAGCGGGAAAGCTCGCGTCCCCGAAGACATTTGGCCGGGCAATGCCGGAAGTTGGTACTCACAGAAGCGCTCCACCTTGGCGGCAACGTTGGTGCTCACCGCACCGGGTATTCCGATGATCTTTCAAGGCCAGGAGTTTATGGAAGACGGGTGGTTTCAAGACAGCAAGCCGCTCGACTGGAGCAAGCAGTGGAAGTATGCGGGCATCCTGAACCTCTATCGCGACCTGATACATCTGCGCCGCAACTGGTTCGACAACACCCGGGGGTTGCGCAGCCAATCGATCAACGTTTTCCACATAAACAATTCGGACAAGCTCATTGCGTTCCACCGCTGGGGGAATGGCGGTTCGCACGATGACGTGATCGTGGTCGCAAATTTCGCCAATCGCTCGTATGACTGTTATAACCTGGGTTTGCCACGCGAGGGTCTGTGGAGGGTGCGGTTCAACAGCGACTGGGGTGGCTACAGTGCGGATTTCGGAAATCATCCTAGCTATGACATCACGGCTCGCCCCGGCTCCATGGACGGACTTCCGTACAACGGTGGTGTCTCTATTGGACCGTACACGGCGGTGATTCTTTCGCAGGGTTGA